Proteins from a genomic interval of Geodermatophilus obscurus DSM 43160:
- a CDS encoding C40 family peptidase, which translates to MTTARTSFARRSFRGVAVAAIAGAGIALSPLPASAHTAVAASASATAVSSAAQTAVNTALAQVGDRYVYGATGPNSFDCSGLTTFSYKAAGISLPRTSKAQSGFGAPVSKANLQPGDLVFFYSPVSHVAMYIGNGQIVHALNASKPVQVMKLDSMPSYAGARRVA; encoded by the coding sequence ATGACGACTGCCCGCACGTCCTTCGCTCGTCGCTCGTTCCGCGGTGTCGCCGTCGCCGCCATCGCCGGCGCCGGGATCGCTCTCTCCCCCCTGCCGGCCTCGGCTCACACCGCCGTCGCCGCTTCCGCTTCGGCCACCGCGGTCAGCAGCGCCGCGCAGACCGCCGTCAACACCGCGCTCGCCCAGGTGGGCGACCGGTACGTGTACGGCGCCACCGGCCCCAACTCCTTCGACTGCTCGGGGCTGACCACCTTCTCCTACAAGGCGGCCGGCATCTCACTCCCGCGCACCTCGAAGGCCCAGTCCGGGTTCGGCGCCCCGGTGTCGAAGGCCAACCTGCAGCCCGGTGACCTGGTGTTCTTCTACAGCCCGGTCTCGCACGTGGCGATGTACATCGGCAACGGCCAGATCGTGCACGCCCTCAACGCGAGCAAGCCGGTCCAGGTCATGAAGCTCGACTCCATGCCGAGCTACGCGGGCGCCCGCCGGGTCGCCTGA
- a CDS encoding NUDIX hydrolase, with protein MYRDSSGRALTDYPRPSVAVDTAVLTVPAGDPRLAVLLVRRAGEERRRQWALPGTFLHEGETLAVAVGRSLREKAGLTPEAAPRQLHVFDDPDRDDRGWVLSVAHVAALPWRVVAPVVEARPEEVCLRPVDDVRGLLFDHDDIVRRAVADMRSQYAERPDPDGLLQEPFTVRELHRLHEAVTGGLGYSADTFRRTMLPLLEETKRRSEGSVGKPAQLYVRR; from the coding sequence GTGTACCGCGACAGTTCGGGCAGGGCCCTGACCGACTACCCACGGCCGTCGGTCGCGGTCGACACCGCCGTCCTCACCGTGCCGGCCGGCGACCCCCGGCTGGCCGTGCTCCTCGTCCGCCGGGCGGGGGAGGAACGCCGGCGGCAGTGGGCGCTACCCGGCACGTTCCTGCACGAGGGGGAGACCCTGGCGGTCGCCGTCGGGCGGTCGCTGCGCGAGAAGGCGGGTCTGACGCCGGAGGCCGCGCCACGTCAGCTGCACGTCTTCGACGACCCGGACCGGGACGACCGCGGGTGGGTGCTGTCCGTCGCGCACGTCGCCGCGCTGCCGTGGCGGGTGGTCGCACCGGTGGTGGAGGCGCGACCGGAGGAGGTGTGCCTGCGGCCGGTGGACGACGTCCGGGGGCTGCTGTTCGACCACGACGACATCGTGCGGCGCGCGGTGGCCGACATGCGCTCGCAGTACGCCGAGCGACCCGATCCCGACGGGCTGCTGCAGGAGCCCTTCACGGTCCGCGAGCTCCACCGGCTGCACGAGGCGGTGACGGGTGGCCTCGGGTACTCGGCGGACACGTTCCGCCGGACCATGCTGCCCCTGCTCGAGGAGACGAAGCGGCGGTCGGAGGGCTCCGTGGGCAAGCCCGCCCAGCTCTACGTCCGCCGGTGA
- a CDS encoding ADP-ribosylglycohydrolase family protein, with product MTPRMHRSSRAAGALVGSAVGDALGAPFEFGPPGRFSAAFPTPARGARTEMCGGGSPGWEPGEFTDDTQMALLVATSLVERGGLDEADLFDRFRTWAAADPPDIGNQTRAVLGSGLPWDTAAAEHFARSGHAAGNGSLMRTTPAAIRFARNGREATMDAARRISALTHGDPSAGEGCAVFHELVRVALGGGDPLAAIPAALESVAGEHRERWATVLAPDWTPERATESNGAVWPTLGQAVWALRDGRDFAEVLRLVIDLGGDTDTVAAVAGGLAGAVYGMGGIPMRWASVVHGRVPGSGDRVWRLAGLQQLAAALDGGAQQSYDPGVIPRIGPREVLPGIWAGNLDGARYSEQDFVVISLCRLGEPFPHTLHRMAYIADNDHNADLDGMLADVLDDMAALRAEGHRLLVHCHGGASRTGLVLRAWLVREEEMTPEAATAYVAERWPHLGLWNDSFTAALARLEQGDR from the coding sequence GTGACCCCGCGCATGCACCGCTCGTCCCGCGCTGCCGGCGCGCTGGTCGGCTCGGCCGTCGGGGACGCGCTGGGCGCACCGTTCGAGTTCGGCCCGCCCGGGCGGTTCTCCGCAGCCTTCCCGACGCCGGCTCGTGGCGCGCGCACCGAGATGTGCGGTGGCGGGTCGCCGGGGTGGGAGCCCGGCGAGTTCACCGACGACACGCAGATGGCGCTGCTGGTCGCGACGTCGCTGGTGGAGCGCGGCGGTCTGGACGAGGCCGACCTCTTCGACCGGTTCCGCACCTGGGCGGCGGCCGACCCGCCGGACATCGGCAACCAGACCCGCGCCGTGCTCGGATCCGGCCTGCCGTGGGACACGGCGGCGGCCGAGCACTTCGCACGCTCGGGGCACGCGGCCGGCAACGGCTCGCTGATGCGCACGACGCCGGCCGCCATCCGGTTCGCCCGGAACGGCCGTGAGGCGACCATGGACGCCGCCCGCCGCATCTCGGCGCTCACCCACGGCGACCCGTCGGCCGGCGAGGGCTGCGCGGTCTTCCACGAGCTGGTGCGGGTGGCCCTCGGCGGCGGCGACCCGCTGGCCGCGATCCCGGCGGCGCTGGAGTCGGTGGCCGGCGAGCACCGCGAGCGGTGGGCGACCGTGCTCGCGCCGGACTGGACGCCGGAGCGGGCGACCGAGTCCAACGGCGCGGTGTGGCCGACGCTCGGCCAGGCGGTGTGGGCGCTCCGGGACGGCCGGGACTTCGCCGAGGTGCTGCGGCTGGTCATCGACCTGGGCGGGGACACCGACACCGTCGCCGCGGTCGCCGGCGGGCTGGCCGGGGCGGTGTACGGCATGGGTGGCATCCCGATGCGCTGGGCGTCGGTCGTCCACGGCCGGGTCCCCGGCTCCGGCGATCGGGTGTGGCGGCTGGCCGGCCTGCAGCAGCTGGCGGCCGCGCTCGACGGCGGCGCGCAGCAGAGCTACGACCCCGGGGTGATCCCGCGGATCGGTCCGCGGGAGGTCCTGCCGGGCATCTGGGCGGGCAACCTCGACGGCGCCCGGTACAGCGAGCAGGACTTCGTCGTCATCTCGCTGTGCCGGCTCGGCGAGCCGTTCCCCCACACGCTGCACCGCATGGCCTACATCGCCGACAACGACCACAACGCCGACCTCGACGGCATGCTGGCCGACGTCCTGGACGACATGGCCGCGCTGCGCGCCGAGGGCCACCGGCTGCTCGTTCACTGCCACGGCGGCGCCTCGCGGACCGGGCTGGTGCTGCGTGCCTGGCTGGTGCGCGAGGAGGAGATGACGCCGGAGGCAGCGACGGCGTACGTCGCCGAGCGCTGGCCGCACCTGGGTCTGTGGAACGACAGCTTCACCGCCGCGCTCGCCCGGCTCGAGCAGGGTGACCGGTGA
- a CDS encoding HD domain-containing protein has product MTATLETRSTMGSGPLSERYDQALQFAAEHHREQLRKGSQVPYLTHLMSVSALVLEHGGSEDQAIAGLLHDAVEDAPEGQGRAVLADICERFGDAVADIVQACSDGLDADGNRSGPWPERKRRYVEGLATKPADALLVTAADKTHNGLCIAADVRRYGQDFWTTFNAGREELLWYYTSVERAVAARLPGSSIAGALRRAVDELAAAAGTERSAVPVEMPVRS; this is encoded by the coding sequence ATGACCGCGACGCTGGAGACCCGGAGCACGATGGGGTCCGGACCGCTGAGCGAGCGCTACGACCAGGCGCTGCAGTTCGCCGCCGAGCACCACCGCGAGCAGCTGCGCAAGGGCTCGCAGGTGCCGTACCTGACGCACCTGATGAGCGTCAGCGCGCTGGTGCTCGAGCACGGCGGCAGCGAGGACCAGGCGATCGCCGGGCTGCTGCACGACGCGGTCGAGGACGCGCCGGAGGGTCAGGGCCGCGCGGTGCTGGCGGACATCTGCGAGCGCTTCGGCGACGCCGTGGCCGACATCGTGCAAGCCTGCTCGGACGGGCTGGACGCCGACGGCAACCGCAGCGGGCCGTGGCCCGAGCGCAAGCGCCGCTACGTCGAGGGCCTGGCGACCAAGCCGGCCGACGCGCTGCTGGTCACCGCGGCCGACAAGACGCACAACGGCCTGTGCATCGCCGCCGACGTCCGCCGCTACGGGCAGGACTTCTGGACGACGTTCAACGCCGGCCGCGAGGAGCTGCTCTGGTACTACACGAGCGTCGAGCGGGCGGTCGCCGCCCGGCTGCCCGGATCCTCGATCGCCGGCGCGCTGCGGCGGGCCGTCGACGAGCTGGCCGCCGCGGCCGGCACCGAGCGCTCCGCCGTCCCGGTGGAGATGCCGGTCCGGAGCTGA
- a CDS encoding carbohydrate kinase family protein gives MPHADTPRWPRPAGPGPVVALGKLVADQLLQLSAPLVVGGQQRVVRTTTAGGAPANVTAGVVRLGVPARLAGWAGADPLADGLLTALAERGVETAVVRRGRAPLSTVLVHPDGERTLLTDRGEGGLEPADVRAEWVAGAAVVHLDGYDVLRFPEALRTAAAAARDAGAPVSVDVAAATRIASHGPDAYAGMLAGLRPDVLFCNAAEASELGLTGDLPPWAPALALVHAGAQPTRVLARAGAWQVPVEPLPQGRLRDTTGCGDAFAAGVLAGWRAGVPVLDAVRAGHAAAAVVAGVIGGQPPS, from the coding sequence GTGCCGCACGCAGACACCCCCCGGTGGCCGCGCCCCGCGGGCCCCGGCCCGGTGGTGGCGCTGGGCAAGCTGGTGGCCGACCAGCTGCTGCAGCTGTCCGCGCCCCTGGTGGTCGGCGGGCAGCAGCGGGTCGTGCGGACGACGACGGCAGGCGGGGCGCCGGCCAACGTGACGGCCGGCGTGGTCCGCCTGGGTGTGCCGGCGCGGCTGGCGGGCTGGGCCGGTGCGGACCCGTTGGCCGACGGGCTGCTGACCGCGCTGGCGGAGCGCGGGGTGGAGACGGCGGTGGTGCGCCGCGGCCGGGCGCCGCTGTCGACGGTGCTGGTCCACCCGGACGGCGAGCGGACGCTGCTCACCGACCGCGGGGAGGGCGGGCTGGAGCCGGCCGACGTCCGCGCGGAGTGGGTGGCCGGCGCCGCCGTCGTCCACCTCGACGGATACGACGTGCTACGATTCCCCGAGGCCCTGCGGACCGCGGCGGCGGCTGCCCGTGACGCCGGTGCGCCGGTCAGCGTCGACGTCGCCGCGGCGACCCGGATCGCGAGCCACGGGCCGGATGCCTACGCCGGCATGCTCGCCGGGTTGCGACCCGACGTCCTCTTCTGCAACGCCGCCGAGGCGTCGGAACTGGGGCTGACCGGCGACCTGCCCCCGTGGGCGCCGGCGCTCGCGCTGGTGCACGCCGGTGCGCAGCCGACCCGGGTGCTGGCGCGAGCCGGCGCCTGGCAGGTGCCGGTGGAGCCGCTGCCGCAGGGGCGGCTGCGCGACACCACCGGCTGCGGGGACGCCTTCGCCGCCGGGGTGCTGGCCGGCTGGCGCGCCGGGGTGCCCGTGCTGGACGCCGTCCGCGCCGGTCACGCGGCGGCCGCGGTGGTCGCCGGTGTCATCGGCGGGCAGCCGCCGTCCTGA
- a CDS encoding FAD-dependent oxidoreductase: MTPARRPAQPGTSLPLLMAVDDHPDRLAKVERELRSRYERDYRVRCLSSVDDALTALEDLATAGEQVALVLAGEVIGDTPGTTLLGEVRQLFPHAERALLIANSHVGAPDTADVVLEAISRGRIDHWVVRPAPPRDEQFHQAVASFLLEWAESQRAAPHTVEVVGETWSGRAYELREVLGRCALPHRFHLAGSDEGQRLLDGMGECRFPLMIMPDGSVLQDPTDIEIARAAGTTVEPHGESYDLVIVGCGPGGLSAAVYGASEGLRTLVIDSGGLGGQATSSSSIRNYLGFPRGVSGGNLARRAYEQAWVFGARFAFMQPVTRLRRERDATVLEIAHGGVVAARAVVLATGASYRRLGVPSLEALIGAGVFYGAAASEAPLVSGEEVVVVGGANSAGQAALHLARWAKRVTLVVRAASLTAGMSHYLVRAVEEAPNIEVRTGTEVVDGGGDGWLDHLVLHHRGSAEVERVDAYGLFLMIGARPHTDWLPPIVERDADGFVMTGPDLSDDARRAFGRPPVPLETSVPGVLAAGDVRHGSVKRVASAVGEGSIAIRYVHRLLAT; this comes from the coding sequence GTGACGCCTGCGCGGCGGCCCGCCCAGCCGGGGACGAGCCTGCCCCTGCTGATGGCGGTGGACGACCACCCCGACCGGCTGGCGAAGGTCGAGCGAGAGCTGCGCAGCCGGTACGAGCGCGACTACCGCGTCCGCTGCCTGAGCTCGGTCGACGACGCGCTCACCGCACTGGAGGACCTCGCGACGGCCGGCGAGCAGGTCGCCCTGGTGCTCGCCGGCGAGGTGATCGGGGACACGCCCGGCACGACGCTGCTGGGCGAGGTGCGGCAGCTGTTCCCACACGCCGAGCGCGCGCTGCTCATCGCGAACAGCCACGTCGGGGCCCCGGACACCGCTGACGTGGTCCTCGAGGCCATCTCCCGTGGGCGCATCGACCACTGGGTGGTCCGGCCGGCACCGCCACGCGACGAGCAGTTCCACCAGGCCGTCGCGAGCTTCCTGCTCGAGTGGGCCGAGTCGCAGCGCGCGGCCCCGCACACGGTGGAGGTCGTCGGCGAGACCTGGTCCGGCCGGGCGTACGAGCTGCGCGAGGTGCTCGGGCGCTGTGCCCTGCCGCACCGGTTCCACCTGGCCGGCTCGGACGAGGGGCAGCGGCTCCTGGACGGCATGGGCGAGTGCCGGTTCCCGCTGATGATCATGCCCGACGGGTCGGTGCTGCAGGACCCCACCGACATCGAGATCGCCCGAGCCGCCGGGACGACGGTCGAGCCGCACGGCGAGAGCTACGACCTGGTGATCGTCGGCTGCGGACCCGGGGGGTTGTCCGCCGCCGTGTACGGCGCGTCCGAGGGGCTGCGCACGCTGGTCATCGACTCCGGTGGCCTCGGCGGGCAGGCCACGTCGAGCTCGTCGATCCGCAACTACCTCGGCTTTCCACGCGGTGTCAGCGGCGGCAACCTCGCCCGCCGGGCCTACGAGCAGGCGTGGGTGTTCGGCGCCCGCTTCGCGTTCATGCAGCCGGTCACCAGGCTGCGGCGCGAGCGCGACGCGACCGTGCTGGAGATCGCGCACGGTGGGGTGGTGGCCGCGCGCGCCGTCGTCCTGGCGACGGGCGCCAGCTACCGCCGCCTCGGCGTCCCCTCCCTGGAGGCACTGATCGGCGCCGGCGTCTTCTACGGCGCCGCCGCGTCGGAGGCCCCGCTGGTGTCCGGCGAGGAGGTCGTCGTCGTCGGCGGTGCCAACTCCGCCGGGCAGGCCGCCCTGCACCTCGCCCGCTGGGCCAAGCGGGTGACCCTCGTGGTGCGCGCCGCGTCGCTGACCGCCGGGATGTCGCACTACCTGGTCCGCGCGGTGGAGGAGGCACCCAACATCGAGGTCCGGACCGGCACCGAGGTCGTCGACGGCGGTGGCGACGGCTGGCTGGACCACCTGGTGCTGCACCACCGCGGGAGCGCCGAGGTGGAGCGGGTCGACGCCTACGGCCTCTTCCTCATGATCGGTGCCCGGCCGCACACCGACTGGTTGCCCCCGATCGTCGAGCGGGACGCCGACGGCTTCGTCATGACCGGCCCGGACCTCAGCGACGACGCGCGCCGGGCCTTCGGGCGCCCGCCGGTGCCGCTGGAGACCAGCGTCCCGGGGGTGCTCGCGGCCGGGGACGTCCGCCACGGGTCGGTGAAGCGCGTGGCCTCCGCCGTGGGGGAGGGCTCGATCGCCATCCGGTACGTGCACCGGCTGCTCGCGACCTGA
- a CDS encoding HAD domain-containing protein translates to MSSTSDRPILLLDVDGVLNAARVDLPQGWERGTFNGYVLSWNPTITARLRELHESGRVEIQWLTTWTTDADRLLAEPMGLPRGLVTHARADAAPTGFAGVFGGRSSWWKLAAARAVAEAEPDRRIVWVDDDLAEQAADTGDWLAAHPHVLVVAPDLFVGLTHEQLDAIEAWL, encoded by the coding sequence ATGAGCTCGACCAGCGACCGCCCGATCCTGCTGCTGGACGTCGACGGGGTGCTCAACGCCGCCCGCGTGGACCTGCCCCAGGGCTGGGAGCGAGGCACGTTCAACGGGTACGTGCTGTCCTGGAACCCGACGATCACCGCCCGGCTGCGGGAGCTGCACGAGTCGGGCCGGGTGGAGATCCAGTGGCTCACCACCTGGACCACGGACGCCGACCGGCTGCTGGCCGAGCCGATGGGCCTGCCCCGCGGGCTGGTGACCCACGCCCGGGCCGACGCGGCGCCGACCGGGTTCGCCGGCGTGTTCGGCGGCCGGTCCAGCTGGTGGAAGCTGGCCGCCGCCCGCGCGGTCGCCGAGGCCGAGCCGGACCGGCGGATCGTCTGGGTCGACGACGACCTGGCCGAGCAGGCCGCCGACACCGGGGACTGGCTGGCTGCCCACCCGCACGTTCTGGTGGTCGCCCCGGACCTGTTCGTCGGGCTCACCCACGAGCAGCTGGACGCGATCGAGGCGTGGCTCTGA
- a CDS encoding DUF3303 domain-containing protein, with amino-acid sequence MKFVVTWRERPTGSVAEYEAAQKRVLEIFSGWEMPESLTFHQFVVRLGEFGGYAVVETDAPADLEYLTTVYAGFSFTVEPVLDVIDAVAAETRGIEYRESLREG; translated from the coding sequence ATGAAGTTCGTCGTCACGTGGCGGGAACGGCCGACTGGCTCGGTCGCGGAGTACGAAGCCGCGCAGAAGCGGGTGCTCGAGATCTTCTCCGGGTGGGAGATGCCGGAGAGCCTGACCTTCCACCAGTTCGTCGTCCGCCTCGGCGAGTTCGGCGGGTACGCCGTCGTCGAGACCGACGCGCCGGCCGACCTGGAGTACCTCACCACTGTCTACGCGGGCTTCTCCTTCACCGTCGAGCCGGTGCTGGACGTGATAGACGCCGTCGCCGCCGAGACGCGCGGGATCGAGTACCGGGAGTCTCTGCGGGAGGGGTGA
- a CDS encoding FitA-like ribbon-helix-helix domain-containing protein has protein sequence MAAISIRGLDDEVRERLRVRAARNGRSMEAEIREILTTAVSDAESSADLFSTLLERFGGAGGVELPIPPRSSPARSTDFPE, from the coding sequence ATGGCCGCCATCAGCATCAGAGGTCTCGACGACGAAGTCCGCGAACGGTTGCGGGTCCGCGCGGCCCGCAACGGGAGGTCCATGGAGGCGGAGATCCGCGAGATCCTCACGACGGCGGTCAGCGACGCCGAGTCGTCCGCCGACCTCTTCTCCACCCTGCTGGAGCGCTTCGGCGGTGCGGGGGGCGTCGAGCTGCCCATCCCACCCCGGAGCTCGCCGGCGCGGTCAACGGACTTCCCCGAGTGA
- a CDS encoding type II toxin-antitoxin system VapC family toxin, with protein MIVLDTNVVSELMRPSRDPAVVTWLGQQTRGSLVTTAITVAEIRFGLARLPDGRRATELRQLADEVLGAFPGQVLPFNTAAAALYGDIAAARERGGRPVDALDAQIAAICRAHSASLATRNTRDFVGTGVELVDPWQA; from the coding sequence GTGATCGTCCTCGACACGAATGTCGTGTCCGAACTGATGCGCCCCTCCCGGGACCCGGCGGTCGTGACCTGGCTCGGCCAGCAGACGCGGGGATCCCTTGTCACGACCGCCATCACCGTGGCCGAGATCCGCTTCGGTCTCGCCCGGCTCCCCGACGGACGGCGTGCCACCGAGCTGCGGCAGCTCGCCGACGAGGTGCTCGGAGCCTTTCCCGGCCAGGTCCTCCCCTTCAACACTGCCGCCGCCGCTCTGTACGGCGACATCGCAGCGGCCCGAGAGCGTGGCGGACGCCCCGTCGACGCCCTGGACGCACAGATCGCTGCCATCTGTCGCGCGCACTCTGCCTCGTTGGCCACGCGCAACACCCGGGACTTCGTCGGCACCGGCGTCGAGCTCGTCGATCCCTGGCAAGCCTGA
- a CDS encoding TM0106 family RecB-like putative nuclease has translation MYRVDGRLVLSPSDLTRHSECHHLTALNLQVAERRLDPPAEGATDQTVLVADLGIAHELRYLESLEEQGLTVARLQGSRSEAATREAMHAGVDVVHQATLFDGTWGGQADFLLKTAGPSDLGGWSYEIADAKLARRIKVPALLQMATYADRLATLQGREPERICVVTGDGETRPWRLVDVAAYARRARARLQTFIAHPTPTAPVPIAHCDQCTWAPRCTTELRTSDDLSLVAGMRRDHRAALNGAGIATLEQLADAPDDVLKGTGISRGTRERLRDQAREQLRGRAAGVPTRTLLTPQTAQGLLRLPEPSPGDLYLDFEGDPLAGDGEGLEYLAGLGDRAGDFTALWAHDAAEERRMVEDLVDRIVEAWHADPGMHVYHYAAYEVSALKRLTGRYGVREAELDQLLRAERFVDLYPVVRQSMRISKESYSIKKVEAFYGRAHTGDVADAMSSVVEYEKWLIDRDPARLRSIEDYNKDDVDSTRELHDWLETERAELEALHGPQPRPGVAELAVPAPRSDAEVAELALVEQLQDRGHDLLGDLVQWHRREARPGWWEFFSRGELDDDQLVEDRTALGGLSAAVEIGTEKRSKLYEFTFPPQDAKLSVGKPAFDVDSRARIGEVRALDAVAGRVVVKSTRAPAGPRGLGPEGPLDDKQLRAAIAATADAVLAGESCLGHRLLDRVVPADTRRLPGEEAGDAVVRLGLALDGEVLAVQGPPGSGKTRAASRLIRALLDAGKKVGVTAQSHAVIGNVLSAVGRPALQKCEESQACGAPGVEWSRDAGGVASRLLDGSASLVGGTSWFWCREDLAEAVDVLVIDEAGQFSLANAVAVARAGTSLVLLGDPQQLAQPTQAVHPGESGLSALEHLLDGHPTVPEDRGVFLDRTYRMHPALTAFVSDLAYEGRLESAAGRERIAVDGWASGLGVRFVEHAEPSMAASPDEAAAVAELWHSLQGVGWVDAAGERFTIGPDDVLVVAPYNNQVALIRRALPDGARVGTVDKFQGQEAPVVIYSMTSTSAEDAPRGVSFLYDLHRLNVAVSRAKALAVVVMSEELLDAAVRTPEQLRQVNALCRLVEMATVVR, from the coding sequence GTGTACCGCGTCGACGGGCGGCTGGTCCTCAGCCCCAGTGACCTGACCCGGCACTCGGAGTGCCACCACCTCACCGCGCTCAACCTGCAGGTCGCCGAGCGCCGCCTCGACCCGCCGGCCGAGGGCGCCACCGACCAGACGGTGCTCGTCGCCGACCTCGGGATCGCGCACGAGCTGCGCTACCTGGAGTCGCTGGAGGAACAGGGGCTCACCGTGGCGCGCCTCCAGGGCAGCCGGAGCGAGGCAGCGACCCGAGAGGCGATGCACGCCGGCGTCGACGTCGTCCACCAGGCGACGCTCTTCGACGGCACCTGGGGCGGCCAGGCCGACTTCCTGCTGAAGACAGCAGGGCCGTCCGACCTCGGCGGCTGGTCCTACGAGATCGCCGACGCCAAGCTCGCCCGCCGCATCAAGGTGCCGGCGCTGCTGCAGATGGCCACCTACGCCGACCGGCTCGCCACCCTGCAGGGCCGCGAACCCGAGCGCATCTGCGTCGTCACCGGCGACGGCGAGACCCGCCCGTGGCGGCTGGTCGACGTCGCCGCCTACGCCCGCCGCGCCCGCGCCCGGCTGCAGACGTTCATCGCCCATCCGACGCCGACCGCGCCCGTTCCCATCGCGCACTGCGACCAGTGCACCTGGGCCCCGCGCTGCACCACCGAGCTGCGCACCAGCGACGACCTCAGCCTCGTCGCCGGCATGCGCCGCGACCACCGCGCCGCCCTCAACGGCGCCGGCATCGCCACGCTGGAGCAGCTCGCCGACGCACCCGACGACGTCCTCAAGGGCACCGGCATCAGCCGGGGGACCCGCGAGCGGCTGCGCGACCAGGCCCGCGAGCAGCTCCGCGGCCGCGCGGCCGGCGTCCCCACCCGCACGCTGCTCACGCCGCAGACCGCCCAGGGGCTCTTGAGACTCCCCGAGCCCAGCCCCGGCGACCTCTACCTCGACTTCGAGGGCGACCCGCTCGCCGGCGACGGCGAGGGGCTGGAGTACCTCGCCGGCCTGGGCGATCGGGCAGGCGACTTCACCGCCCTCTGGGCGCACGACGCCGCCGAGGAGCGGCGCATGGTCGAGGACCTTGTCGACCGCATCGTCGAGGCCTGGCACGCCGACCCCGGCATGCACGTCTACCACTACGCCGCCTACGAGGTCAGCGCGCTCAAGCGGCTCACCGGCCGGTACGGCGTCCGCGAGGCCGAGCTCGACCAGCTGCTGCGCGCCGAGCGGTTCGTCGACCTCTATCCCGTCGTCCGCCAGTCGATGCGGATCAGCAAGGAGTCCTACTCGATCAAGAAGGTCGAGGCCTTCTACGGGCGGGCGCACACCGGCGACGTCGCCGACGCGATGAGCAGCGTCGTCGAGTACGAGAAGTGGCTGATCGACCGCGACCCCGCCCGCCTGCGGTCGATCGAGGACTACAACAAGGACGACGTCGACTCCACCCGCGAGCTGCACGACTGGCTGGAGACCGAGCGGGCCGAGCTGGAGGCGCTGCACGGTCCGCAGCCGCGCCCGGGGGTGGCCGAGCTCGCCGTCCCGGCGCCGCGGTCGGACGCCGAGGTCGCGGAGCTGGCGCTGGTCGAGCAGCTGCAGGACCGCGGCCACGACCTGCTCGGCGACCTGGTGCAGTGGCACCGCCGCGAGGCCCGGCCCGGCTGGTGGGAGTTCTTCAGCCGCGGCGAGCTGGACGACGACCAGCTCGTCGAGGACCGGACGGCGCTCGGCGGGCTGTCCGCCGCGGTCGAGATCGGCACGGAGAAGCGCAGCAAGCTCTACGAGTTCACCTTCCCGCCGCAGGACGCCAAGCTCTCGGTCGGCAAGCCGGCCTTCGACGTCGACAGCCGGGCGCGGATCGGCGAGGTCCGCGCGCTGGACGCGGTCGCCGGGCGGGTGGTCGTGAAGAGCACCAGGGCGCCGGCGGGTCCGCGCGGGCTGGGGCCGGAGGGGCCGCTCGACGACAAGCAGCTGCGCGCCGCGATCGCGGCCACCGCGGACGCCGTACTGGCCGGGGAGTCCTGCCTCGGGCACCGGCTGCTGGACCGCGTCGTCCCCGCGGACACCCGCCGCCTGCCGGGGGAGGAGGCCGGCGACGCCGTCGTCCGGCTCGGCCTGGCCCTGGACGGCGAGGTGCTCGCCGTCCAGGGGCCACCCGGCAGCGGCAAGACGCGGGCGGCGTCCCGGCTGATCCGAGCCCTGCTCGACGCCGGCAAGAAGGTCGGCGTCACGGCGCAGTCCCACGCGGTGATCGGCAACGTGCTGAGCGCCGTCGGCCGGCCGGCGCTGCAGAAGTGCGAGGAGTCCCAGGCGTGCGGGGCACCCGGGGTGGAGTGGTCCCGCGATGCCGGCGGTGTGGCCTCGCGGCTGCTGGACGGCTCGGCGTCGCTCGTCGGCGGGACGTCGTGGTTCTGGTGCCGGGAGGACCTGGCCGAGGCGGTCGACGTCCTGGTGATCGACGAGGCGGGGCAGTTCTCGCTGGCCAACGCGGTCGCCGTCGCGCGGGCGGGCACGTCGCTCGTGCTGCTCGGCGACCCGCAGCAGCTGGCGCAGCCGACGCAGGCCGTGCACCCGGGGGAGTCCGGGCTCTCGGCGCTGGAGCACCTGCTCGACGGGCACCCGACCGTGCCCGAGGACCGCGGCGTGTTCCTCGACCGCACCTACCGGATGCACCCGGCGCTGACCGCGTTCGTGTCCGACCTGGCGTACGAGGGGCGGCTGGAGTCGGCGGCCGGCCGCGAGCGGATCGCGGTGGACGGCTGGGCCAGCGGGCTCGGCGTCCGGTTCGTCGAGCACGCGGAGCCGTCGATGGCGGCGTCCCCGGACGAGGCTGCAGCGGTCGCCGAGCTGTGGCACTCGCTGCAGGGCGTCGGCTGGGTCGATGCCGCGGGGGAGCGGTTCACGATCGGTCCGGACGACGTGCTGGTGGTCGCGCCGTACAACAACCAGGTCGCGCTCATCCGGCGGGCGCTGCCGGACGGCGCGCGGGTCGGCACCGTGGACAAGTTCCAGGGGCAGGAGGCGCCGGTCGTCATCTACTCGATGACGTCGACGTCGGCCGAGGACGCGCCCCGCGGCGTCTCGTTCCTCTACGACCTGCACCGGCTCAACGTCGCGGTCTCGCGCGCCAAGGCGCTGGCGGTCGTGGTGATGAGCGAGGAGCTGCTGGACGCCGCCGTCCGGACGCCGGAGCAGCTGCGCCAGGTCAACGCGTTGTGCCGGCTCGTGGAGATGGCGACCGTTGTCCGCTGA